The proteins below are encoded in one region of Cystobacter ferrugineus:
- a CDS encoding FxsA family protein — protein MSRFLLPLVLLPFVELYLLSLIAREVGVVPMLALVLLSGVIGASLARREGLRVLRRWQESVAQRRVPEEGLLGGVLVLAGGLLLVLPGVVSDVLGLLLLLPPTRRIVAGWVRRGVERRMASGSIRVTTFSTGPFPGGPFGPPPVDSPFPPESPRQPRIERGAGPEVDAEFTEEKGRE, from the coding sequence GTGTCCAGGTTCCTCTTGCCGCTCGTGCTCCTGCCGTTCGTGGAGCTTTACCTGTTGTCGCTCATCGCTCGTGAGGTGGGGGTCGTCCCCATGCTCGCCCTGGTGCTCCTCTCGGGCGTGATTGGCGCCTCGCTGGCCCGGAGGGAGGGGCTGCGGGTGCTGCGCCGCTGGCAGGAGTCCGTGGCCCAGCGCCGGGTGCCCGAGGAAGGGCTGCTGGGGGGCGTGCTCGTCCTCGCGGGCGGCCTGCTGCTGGTGCTCCCGGGCGTGGTGTCCGACGTCCTGGGCCTGCTCCTGCTGCTGCCTCCCACGCGCCGCATCGTGGCCGGCTGGGTGCGCCGGGGCGTCGAGCGCCGCATGGCGTCCGGCTCCATCCGCGTGACGACGTTCTCGACGGGCCCCTTTCCCGGTGGTCCGTTCGGGCCGCCCCCGGTGGACTCGCCCTTTCCTCCGGAGTCCCCCCGCCAGCCCCGCATCGAGCGCGGCGCGGGCCCCGAGGTGGATGCCGAGTTCACCGAGGAGAAGGGACGGGAGTAG